A single region of the Podospora pseudopauciseta strain CBS 411.78 chromosome 1, whole genome shotgun sequence genome encodes:
- a CDS encoding hypothetical protein (COG:S; EggNog:ENOG503NZZT): MTALATTAAPGSSHHELTAPIITATDVSESPDLLPLRAYETTDQHHVSNGTSTTTSDRHNGDPPNTTTNTNNTNPQQQQNQAQSQQQLSADDPATSSRATTPGPSASVHRARKPSPGLAARLKALGFGSSRKTASPPPPIQQDIGRLPEEQLRKLDQGHQVNSAAAVIERRGRPWKGHIIRIPSRSSLKSDKSSHSNNNNNNKPALESPAFPSPSIEQELSSYPKPELLPEITTTEPLEMDTNKYRLPDHTNGNGVKAQLDTREEHIARDTRPPPPPQTPEIPPPPPAKDTPPTTTTSRSFSPAAPPSGDVFNPDSIALNPLGLQRPGSIYTLSRASFANQLAQLTSLQLPDAESLSSKVSAIPTAQVATRALIGAAEQIRGWISKASEVIGGLESEDDVEWAAAGGREGVEEVENAIIRFEELIKVYVGAIEELQAREDIAAVSADDLRRAVVQMEAILEEWGLMRKTLHNVKAQVEIAMEWEELWNMVLGDIENELNELSRLVFEMEERRHKSVFGAEEGGELDTIAEDTTPGGLRLPVGHQQQQQQQQQSNRFSLPPFPLSPGSPSPGAMGISQEDSSLLALFARMQPLRASLDFLPMRLSVFEARAEDTFPTACEELEMRRADLDASYKKLEKDAESLRKELGEDRWVLVFRNAGRQAQKMYESVERSTTWLREAIESGLHLTSPPAMSKKIENYEARKTHYGEAIERLLTIIDKGVKDRFTINGEISRLHTEMRAKWEGLKRQIAELDLVLEEIQQERKSQQLRDSVSSILSNGRSTIQSAHETPESSPPSSVIMSSQPASSQTNIRISKSRSTSGGSSLPQPSSRRMSSLPTPSHSSITRKPVAARMSTLSVPSREGSATPTGNRTSRPPSSLSNRPKWNTSTNTSDVDTGHNFKPLTLTTPSPYAKKTPTPVRSTSALTPSSSSSKLPTLRSPLGRASSASPLPEDDLMTTPKSHSRLSFRERLASTPGPYAQRPRLASSATMAGLNRDRRASMMPSSRPLEQSPDAAARPASSMAGMMGGSNGRRSSLLPLPRESGGDFRRSTSGLVTGRASPQAVEGARVAMGLGSRNKSAMGNRTGDSQERKDTRPRWRG, translated from the coding sequence ATGACGGCTCTTGCTACTACTGCTGCCCCAGGCAGTAGCCATCACGAACTCACCGCTCCGATTATCACGGCGACGGACGTGTCCGAGTCACCCGATCTTTTGCCCCTTCGCGCGTACGAGACGACGGATCAACATCACGTCAGTAACGgtaccagcaccaccaccagcgatCGCCACAACGGCGACCCGCCAAACACTACCACTAACACTAACAACACTAacccgcaacaacaacaaaaccaagCCCAATCTCAGCAACAGCTATCGGCAGACGACCCTGCAACCTCTTCCCGGGCTACCACTCCCGGCCCTTCAGCATCAGTCCATCGCGCAAGAAAGCCGTCTCCAGGCCTAGCAGCGCGATTAAAAGCCCTCGGCTTTGGCTCCTCCCGCAAAACCGcctcgccccctcctcccatccagCAAGATATCGGCCGTCTTCCAGAGGAGCAACTTAGGAAACTAGACCAGGGACACCAGGTCAACTCCGCAGCTGCCGTCATTGAACGGAGGGGTAGACCCTGGAAGGGTCACATCATCCGAATCCCCTCGAGATCGAGCCTCAAGTCGGATAAGTCGTcgcacagcaacaacaacaacaacaacaaaccgGCCCTCGAGTCGCCCGCTTTTCCGTCCCCGAGTATCGAACAAGAATTATCATCATACCCAAAACCAGAGCTGCTCCCAGAAATTACTACCACAGAACCGCTGGAAATGGACACGAATAAATATCGTCTGCCTGACCACACCAATGGCAATGGGGTGAAGGCGCAGTTGGACACAAGGGAGGAGCATATCGCGAGGGATACCcgaccgccgccaccaccgcagaCGCCAGAAAttccacctccgccgccggcaaAGGATACGCCtccaacgacaacaacgtCGCGCTCGTTTAGTCCAGCCGCCCCGCCTTCTGGAGACGTTTTCAACCCGGATTCGATTGCATTGAACCCGCTGGGTCTGCAACGGCCCGGGTCGATTTACACGTTATCTCGAGCCTCGTTTGCCAACCAGTTGGCGCAACTAACATCGTTGCAACTCCCAGATGCCGAATCTCTGTCTAGCAAAGTCTCGGCCATTCCAACAGCCCAAGTAGCCACCAGGGCACTCATCGGCGCGGCGGAACAAATCCGAGGGTGGATTTCCAAAGCGTCCGAGGTAATTGGCGGTCTGGAAAGCGAAGATGACGTCGAGTGGGCCGCCGCTGGGGGTCgcgagggggtggaagaggtggaaaACGCCATCATTCGGTTCGAGGAGTTGATTAAGGTCTATGTCGGCGCGATTGAGGAACTGCAGGCTAGGGAGGACATTGCGGCTGTGTCGGCGGATGATCTcaggagggcggtggtgcagATGGAGGCTATCCTGGAGGAGTGGGGGCTGATGCGCAAGACGCTGCACAATGTCAAGGCGCAGGTGGAGATTGCGAtggagtgggaggagttgTGGAacatggtgttgggggatATCGAGAATGAGCTGAACGAGTTAAGCAGGTTGGTttttgagatggaggagaggaggcacAAGAGCGTGTTtggggccgaggagggaggggagctgGATACTATTGCTGAGGATACGACGccgggggggttgaggctgCCGGTGggacaccagcagcagcagcagcagcagcagcagagcaaTCGGTTTAGTCTGCCTCCGTTCCCTCTGAGTCCTGGGTCGCCGAGTCCTGGGGCGATGGGGATTTCGCAGGAAGATTCGAGCTTGTTGGCGCTTTTTGCGAGGATGCAGCCGCTTAGGGCTTCGCTTGACTTCTTGCCCATGAGGCTTTCGGTTTTTGAGGCGAGGGCCGAGGATACGTTTCCTACTGCTTgtgaggagttggagatgaggagggcggaTTTGGATGCCAGCTataagaagctggagaaagATGCCGAGTCGCTCCGTAAAGAGCTGGGCGAGGACAGGTGGGTTTTGGTGTTTCGCAATGCTGGTCGGCAGGCGCAAAAGATGTACGAGTCTGTTGAGAGAAGTACGACCTGGCTACGGGAGGCGATTGAGTCTGGGTTGCATTTGACGAGCCCGCCGGCGATGAGCAAGAAGATTGAGAACTACGAGGCCAGGAAGACGCATTACGGAGAGGCGATCGAGAGGCTTTTGACGATTATCGATAAGGGGGTCAAGGATAGGTTTACTATTAATGGGGAGATTTCACGGTTGCATACCGAGATGAGGGCgaagtgggaggggttgaagaggcAGATTGCCGAGCTTGATCTTGTGCTGGAAGAGATCCagcaggagaggaagagtCAACAACTACGGGACTCGGTCTCGAGTATCCTGTCGAACGGCCGGTCTACGATTCAAAGCGCCCACGAAACACCCGAGAGCTCGCCCCCGTCGTCAGTGATAATGTCCAGCCAGCCGGCCAGCTCCCAGACCAACATCCGGATCTCCAAATCCCGCTCCACCAGCGGGGGGAGCTCACTGCCGCAAccaagcagcaggaggatgTCCTCCCTCCCTACGCCTTCCCACTCCTCTATCACCCGAAAGCCAGTCGCGGCACGAATGTCGACTCTGTCGGTCCCCTCTAGGGAAGGGTCGGCCACCCCAACAGGAAACCGCACCTCCCGGCCACCTTCTTCGCTGTCCAACCGTCCGAAATGGAACACATCAACCAACACGTCGGATGTCGACACGGGCCACAACTTCAAACCCTTGACGTTGACAACCCCAAGTCCGTACGCTAAGAAAACTCCGACTCCGGTCCGGTCAACCTCTGCCCTCACCCCTTCTTCGTCCAGCTCGAAGCTACCTACGTTGCGAAGCCCGCTTGGCAGAGCCTCGAGTGCGTCACCTCTGCCGGAGGATGATTTGATGACTACTCCCAAATCGCACTCTAGGCTCTCGTTTCGGGAGCGGTTGGCTTCTACCCCGGGGCCGTATGCGCAGAGGCCGAGGCTGGCGAGCTCGGCGACCATGGCTGGGTTGAATAGGGATCGGAGGGCGAGCATGATGCCTTCTTCGAGGCCGCTGGAGCAGAGTCCTGACGCGGCCGCGAGGCCGGCGAGTTCGATGgctgggatgatggggggtagtaatgggaggaggtcgagttTGTTGCCACTGCCGAGAGAGAGTGGTGGTGACTTTAGGAGGTCGACGAGTGGGCTGGTGACTGGGAGGGCGTCTCCgcaggcggtggagggggctAGGGTTGcaatggggttggggagtaGGAACAAGAGTGCTATGGGGAATAGGACCGGGGATTCacaggagaggaaggataCGAGGCCTAGGTGGAGGGGGTAG
- a CDS encoding hypothetical protein (COG:S; EggNog:ENOG503Q4WS), which yields MATTTVPALPVPLTDLPKHLAQHPHTPVTQLFEPYRKYEAHLRESFAQDPSNELLKDPHVNVLPLFTEDTSSLNIRARNLAAESKEERSRYIMPLPKELRRPNGSPATVKDLKEFRRNFNVFSESSLVELDWSNVVAAGSSVVNCLLPVPAEYNRNKRTLREFYHEKFSPASDVDLFLYGLTEEQAIEKIKDIEARVRDSLLTETTTVRTKNAITICSQYPTRHIQIVLRIYNSVSEILTGFDIDCSGAAYDGSQVYCTPRALQSYLTQINHIDLTRRSPSYENRLSKYSHRGFEVYWPDLDRSRIDPTIFERSFQRTLGLARLLVLERLPTQGARETYTDQRRKERGRPAIDRYSRNQHKLWGNIKDEHEDEIADWALEDEVSNYHTFTIPYGTKYHAKKIEKLCYTRDLLLNAEWNQKKDREVYLHRHPAFFGRVEDVVNDCCGFCPVPTTDQEKEIAAEEEKYFVSGKISFLKDDPGRQAIGSFNPLTDDDWTEMAYVGNTARLCQAIVDGDAEHVKDWLAQEGVDPNTRDYTGRTPLHLAVMTSTPEIVRLLVDAGARLVARLADGRTALHLAASRGSVEIVQILMNKSVANEAEHEEKEEKRKKELAANKTEEDKMDVDEKEEDGSEKEEDEESDGEMIDGEDSDDEGRTTTSGFVKVGKDAAAADELALEEAEEEPDFYDVNVIAWDTPCSALHFAIMEGHCDVVKTLCQEYGADVLLPIKFLNSNKTPYGALLTLVLALVLPVPKAKEMAKILLSLGATSAQADLNGVTAFHRYVEENAESLLATLWEHDAVGTKTAINHISMRDQYSTAETALGVAIKKGNLSLILQLLDHGAVPQIDFESWLKSARQSAAIERNLGTLEGNKKMWNEMTEQPLILAINSTDPSSALELLKAGADPNVVTMESHKQMGRSWVTVVNGESALDLVNTYLIRLKEFLDKKKDVPKAPELREDLDSWLDQYEKSSYQYAIASAEIAKLKAVHKDQMRQYEKELASTEEPEGTAEKRTAVLQAFVTLAKVKEALVEKGAKTFGELFPAYKAPDPFPDVNTPYAQAGKVVQPIVDPTRHLFHLQNVFDVTDKRLPAYISLFEAAWSGDLDKIKKLCLTSWDEEQTEAPLKIALYDNKGNSPFSLAYFRGHHDVAKAILEIAQAQYTPREKPEAEYKMHVNDTYEDDCSMDDSDNESVCSGGSGPDIYKHIVGGEFTIENIGEVSMKVKSHTKPSEILHRNYPKPGEKGRQYGLLSRAVFNNDMQALKFVLGLAEQFAADDGAEDKQTFYPFPDSVFKLAIQKGHTELLAEIIKRTGAGLPLENLVKNTGVEIAEKPTYYQGLTVYGKKRKDWATQGRNSAPGARGLESSPLLLAAQSAQIASVEWFLSDAPLRHYLSFCKSKAAREDVRIKHLGQQKGGFEGAISKWLTDNSDLAIHAAVYTRPTQKSIDLVEYLLKVRPESIDSKDRNGATPLMAACRLGRVEIAKLLVEAGADQKTKDANFDNLLHAALRWKPTREQLKPLLDLLGRDLLVRMLKERNNLKTEGHTPLHTWLLHFTHYTNQYAYKSLADAAAVFNLVADLSPDATRQALRMLDGAGNTPLHSLLMGDTEHGLIGFLLNFEPSLLLVENAVGRTPAELIHEKFVSSKVKVENQPQQNYYWYNRHANTADALAVRNIHTADPRIFVNQGVCAQSAAKHAEINLAKTFFLCKDYLARMENPKRSLVSLHAANMVSQRLGREYERGRYKYDLGEVVKGVEDVALVAGSDDEQEEQQKKQERTQWLWEHVVSQGYEESSKGWLETDGKEGAGREWVAPRCVSCQRFHGWGEALQRRESVVPVMN from the exons atggccaccaccactgtcCCGGCCCTGCCTGTTCCCCTTACGGACCTTCCCAAACACCTTGCTCAGCACCCACACACGCCGGTCACACAGCTCTTTGAGCCATACCGCAAGTATGAGGCTCACCTCCGTGAGTCTTTTGCCCAGGACCCTTCCAATGAGCTCTTGAAGGACCCTCACGTCAACGTCCTTCCTCTTTTCACCGAGGATACCTCCAGCCTCAACATCAGAGCCCGCAATCTGGCGGCCGAGTCCAAGGAAGAGCGTTCCAGATACATCATGCCCCTGCCCAAGGAGCTACGAAGGCCCAATGGCTCACCAGCGACTGTCAAGGACCTCAAGGAGTTCCGCCGCAACTTCAATGTCTTTTCTGAGTCTTCGCTCGTTGAGCTTGATTGGAGCAACGTTGTTGCCGCCGGCTCATCAGTGGTGAACTGCTTGTTGCCAGTGCCTGCTGAATACAACCGCAACAAGAGAACGCTTCGCGAGTTCTACCACGAGAAGTTCTCACCTGCGTCAGATGTCGATCTTTTTCTTTACGGTCTCACCGAGGAGCAGGCCAttgagaagatcaaggaTATTGAGGCCCGAGTCCGCGATTCTCTTCTTACCGAGACTACCACGGTCAGGACCAAGAACGCCATTACTATTTGCAGCCAATACCCCACTCGCCATATTCAGATCGTTCTTCGAATTTACAACTCGGTTTCTGAGATTTTGACGGGATTCGACATTGATTGCTCGGGGGCTGCATATGATGGCAGCCAGGTCTACTGCACTCCACGTGCTCTTCAGTCTTACCTGACCCAGATCAACCACATCGATCTGACTCGGCGCAGCCCTTCCTATGAGAATCGCCTTTCCAAGTACTCCCACAGAGGTTTTGAGGTGTATTGGCCAGACCTCGACCGGTCCCGCATCGACCCAACCATCTTTGAGCGGAGCTTCCAGCGTACGCTTGGGTTGGCGAGGCTTCTTGTCTTGGAACGCCTCCCTACCCAAGGGGCGAGAGAGACGTACACTGATCAGCGTCGCAAGGAGCGAGGCCGGCCAGCGATTGATCGCTACAGCCGGAACCAGCACAAGCTCTGGGGCAACATCAAGGATGAGCATGAGGACGAGATTGCGGACTGGGCtcttgaggatgaggtcTCCAACTATCACACCTTCACGATTCCTTACGGCACCAAGTACCACGCCAAGAAGATTGAGAAGCTGTGCTACACGAGGGATTTGCTGCTCAACGCCGAGTGGAACCAGAAGAAGGACAGGGAGGTGTATCTTCATCGCCACCCTGCCTTCTTTGGCCGGGTCGAGGACGTGGTGAACGACTGCTGCGGATTCTGCCCTGTCCCGACTACGGaccaggagaaggagattgctgccgaggaggagaagtacTTTGTGTCGGGCAAGATCTCTTTCCTCAAAGATGATCCGGGCAGACAGGCTATCGGCTCGTTCAATCCTCTGACGGATGATGACTGGACTGAGATGGCGTATGTTGGTAACACGGCTCGGCTTTGCCAGGCTAtcgttgatggtgatgctgagCATGTCAAGGACTGGCTTGCTCAGGAAGGAGTTGATCCCAATACTCGGGATTACACTGGTCGCACCCCTCTGCATCTTGCTGTCATGACGTCTACGCCGGAGATTGTTCGTCTTCTTGTCGATGCGGGTGCTAGGCTTGTCGCGCGTCTCGCTGATGGACGGACGGCTCTTCACCTTGCTGCGTCGCGTGGCAGTGTGGAGATTGTTCAGATTCTCATGAACAAGAGCGTTGCTAATGAGGCGGAGcatgaggagaaggaggagaagcgcAAGAAAGAGCTTGCTGCGAACAAGACTGAGGAGGATAAGATGGATGTCGatgagaaggaagaggacggtagcgagaaggaagaagacgaggagtCTGATGGTGAGATGATCGATGGCGAGGACTCTGACGATGAGGGCCGGACTACCACCAGTGGATTTGTTAAGGTTGGGAAGGACGCTGCCGCTGCGGATGAGCTGGCTTTGGAAGAGGCTGAAGAGGAGCCTGATTTCTACGATGTTAACGTCATCGCCTGGGACACTCCTTGCTCTGCTCTTCACTTTGCCATCATGGAGGGTCATTGTGATGTTGTCAAGACTCTGTGCCAG GAATATGGTGCCGATGTTCTGCTGCCCATCAAGTTCTTGAATAGCAACAAGACCCCATACGGGGCGCTGCTCACTCTTGTCCTTGCGCTGGTTTTACCTGTTCCCAAGGCGAAGGAGATGGCCAAGATCCTCTTGAGTCTTGGGGCCACCTCAGCCCAGGCCGATTTGAACGGCGTTACTGCCTTCCACCGTTATGTCGAGGAGAATGCCGAGTCGTTGCTTGCCACTCTGTGGGAGCACGATGCGGTAGGGACCAAGACGgccatcaaccacatcaGCATGCGTGACCAGTATTCGACCGCAGAGACGGCTCTCGGCGTTGCTATCAAGAAAGGAAATCTTTCTTTGATTCTTCAGTTGCTCGACCATGGCGCTGTGCCTCAGATTGACTTTGAGAGCTGGCTCAAGTCGGCGAGACAGTCAGCCGCCATCGAGAGGAACCTGGGCACTTTGGAGGGCAACAAGAAGATGTGGAACGAGATGACGGAGCAGCCCCTGATTCTCGCCATCAACTCCACCGATCCCTCCTCAgccctcgagctcctcaagGCTGGCGCCGACCCCAACGTTGTCACGATGGAGTCTCACAAGCAGATGGGCCGTTCGTGGGTCACGGTGGTTAACGGAGAATCTGCCCTCGATCTTGTGAATACCTACCTCATCCGTCTCAAGGAATTCcttgacaagaagaaggatgtgCCCAAGGCCCCAGAGCTTCGTGAGGATCTTGACAGCTGGCTCGATCAGTACGAGAAGTCATCGTACCAGTATGCGATTGCCTCCGCGGAGATTGCCAAACTGAAGGCTGTACACAAGGACCAGATGAGGCAATATGAGAAAGAGCTTGCTTCGACTGAGGAACCTGAGGGTACAGCCGAGAAGAGGACGGCAGTCTTGCAAGCATTTGTCACGTTGGcaaaggtgaaggaggcaCTTGTTGAGAAGGGGGCGAAGACCTTCGGAGAGCTTTTCCCGGCCTACAAGGCCCCTGACCCGTTCCCTGACGTCAACACCCCGTACGCGCAAGCAGGCAAGGTTGTGCAGCCGATTGTCGACCCGACGAGGCACCTGTTCCATTTGCAGAATGTCTTTGATGTGACAGATAAGAGACTGCCTGCCTACATCTCTTT GTTCGAAGCCGCTTGGTCGGGCGATCttgacaagatcaagaagctcTGCTTGACCTCGTGGGACGAAGAGCAAACCGAGGCTCCGCTCAAGATTGCCTTGTACGACAACAAGGGCAACTCTCCCTTCTCGCTGGCGTACTTCCGCGGCCATCATGATGTCGCCAAGGCGATCCTTGAGATTGCCCAGGCGCAGTACACGCCGAGGGAGAAGCCTGAGGCCGAGTACAAGATGCACGTCAATGACACTTATGAGGATGATTGCTCGATGGATGACTCGGACAACGAGTCGGTCTGCAGCGGCGGATCTGGGCCTGACATTTACAAGCACATTGTTGGCGGCGAGTTCACCATTGAAAACATAGGAGAGGTTTcgatgaaggtgaagagCCATACCAAGCCTTCTGAGATTCTGCACAGGAACTATCCCAAGCCTGGGGAGAAGGGTCGGCAGTATGGCCTGCTGTCTC GTGCTGTCTTTAACAATGACATGCAAGCGCTGAAGTTTGTTCTCGGTCTCGCTGAGCAGtttgctgctgatgatggaGCCGAGGACAAGCAGACCTTTTACCCGTTTCCTGACTCTGTTTTCAAGCTGGCTATCCAGAAGGGCCACACTGAGCTGCTGGCCGAGATCATCAAGCGCACTGGTGCTGGTTTGCCTCTCGAGAATTTGGTGAAGAACACGGGTGTTGAGATCGCGGAGAAGCCGACTTACTATCAGGGATTGACCGTGTacgggaagaagagaaaggacTGGGCGACTCAGGGCCGCAACTCCGCTCCGGGAGCTCGTGGTCTTGAGAGCTCCCCTTTGTTGCTTGCTGCTCAGTCTGCTCAGATTGCGAGTGTTGAGTGGTTCCTCAGTGATGCTCCGCTGAGGCACTATCTTTCGTTCTGCAAGAGCAAGGCGGCTAGGGAGGATGTTCGGATCAAGCACTTGGGACAGCAGAAGGGTGGGTTTGAGGGTGCCATTTCAAAGTGGCTGACTGACAACAGCGACTTGGCCATCCACGCTGCTGTGTACACCCGTCCAACCCAGAAGTCGATCGACTTGGTGGAATACCTGCTCAAGGTTCGCCCCGAGTCCATCGATTCCAAGGACCGCAACGGCGCTACTCCCTTGATGGCAGCTTGCAGGCTTGGTCGTGTCGAAATCGCAAAGCTTCTGGTCGAGGCCGGCGCCGATCAAAAGACCAAGGACGCCAACTTTGACAACCTCTTGCACGCCGCGCTGCGCTGGAAGCCCACTCGCGAGCAGCTCAAGCCTCTGCTGGACCTTCTCGGCCGCGATCTCCTCGTCCGCATGCTCAAGGAGCGCAACAACCTCAAGACAGAAGGCCACACCCCCTTGCACACCTGGCTCCTCCATTTCACCCACTACACCAACCAATACGCCTACAAGAGCCTCGCCGACGCAGCTGCCGTCTTCAACCTCGTGGCCGACCTCTCCCCCGACGCGACCCGCCAAGCCCTCCGCATGCTCGACGGCGCAGGCAACACGCCCCTTCACTCCCTCCTGATGGGCGACACAGAGCACGGCCTGAtcggcttcctcctcaactttgagccctcccttctcctcgtcgAAAACGCGGTAGGCCGGACCCCAGCGGAGCTCATCCACGAGAAATTTGTGTCGAGCAAAGTCAAGGTTGAGAACCAGCCACAACAAAACTACTACTGGTATAACCGCCACGCCAACACGGCCGACGCACTTGCCGTACGAAACATTCACACTGCCGACCCGAGAATATTTGTCAACCAGGGCGTCTGCGCCCAGTCGGCGGCTAAACACGCCGAGATCAACCTTGCAAAGACTTTCTTCCTCTGCAAGGACTATCTTGCTAGAATGGAGAACCCCAAGCGCAGTCTGGTAAGCTTGCACGCGGCGAATATGGTTTCGCAGAGGTTGGGCAGGGAGTACGAGAGGGGGAGGTACAAGTATGATCTTGGGGAGGTCGTCAAGGGAGTGGAGGATGTTGCTCTTGTTGCGGGaagtgatgatgagcaggaggagcagcagaagaagcaggagagGACGCAGTGGTTGTGGGAGCATGTTGTTTCGCAGGGGTACGAGGAGAGCAGCAAGGGGTGGTTGGAGAcggatgggaaggagggggcagggagggagtgggtggcGCCAAGGTGTGTGAGTTGTCAGAGGTTTcatgggtggggggaggcgCTGCAGAGGAGGGAGTCGGTGGTGCCGGTCATGAACTGA